One Oharaeibacter diazotrophicus DNA window includes the following coding sequences:
- a CDS encoding sugar ABC transporter permease: MTDNATARASAPSGSPPQAQTTSFISALEIDVRFLGMAAALAVIWVGFHILSGGTFLTPRNLWNLSVQTASISVMATGMVLVIVTRNIDLSVGSMLGVTGMVMAVVQSAYLTPGLGFDHPAVWILTLVIGIGCGVAIGALHGFVIAYLQVPAFIVTLGGLLVWRGAAWWVASGKTIPLTDNNFKLIGGGADGAIGASWSWILAAVAIVAVVFAALNARRQRQRFNFPLRPFWAEAVVVGAGALAIVAATVIVNSYLLPPALAKKYAETAGIALPADGSPLQVPFGFAVPVLIAIGVGVVMTFVTRRTSFGRYVFAIGGNPEAAELAGINTKLVTMAIFALMGGLAALGAAITTARLTSGTNAAGTLDELYTIAAAVIGGTSLAGGSGTIAGAMLGALVMQSLQSGMVLLGLDTPLQNIVVGFVLVVAVWVDGVYRSRIK, from the coding sequence ATGACAGACAACGCCACCGCGCGCGCTTCGGCGCCGTCGGGGTCGCCGCCGCAGGCGCAGACGACCTCGTTCATTTCCGCCCTCGAGATCGACGTCCGCTTCCTCGGCATGGCCGCGGCGCTCGCGGTGATCTGGGTCGGGTTCCACATCCTCTCCGGTGGCACCTTCCTGACGCCGCGCAACCTCTGGAACCTCTCGGTCCAGACCGCGTCGATCTCGGTGATGGCCACCGGCATGGTGCTGGTCATCGTCACCCGCAACATCGACCTCTCGGTCGGCTCCATGCTCGGCGTCACCGGCATGGTGATGGCGGTGGTGCAGTCGGCCTACCTGACGCCGGGCCTCGGCTTCGACCATCCGGCGGTCTGGATCCTGACGCTGGTGATCGGCATCGGCTGCGGCGTCGCCATCGGCGCGCTGCACGGCTTCGTCATCGCCTATCTCCAGGTACCCGCCTTCATCGTCACGCTCGGCGGCCTGCTGGTCTGGCGCGGCGCGGCGTGGTGGGTGGCGAGCGGCAAGACCATTCCGCTCACCGACAACAATTTCAAGCTCATCGGCGGCGGCGCCGACGGCGCGATCGGCGCGTCCTGGAGCTGGATCCTCGCCGCGGTGGCGATCGTCGCGGTGGTGTTCGCCGCGCTCAACGCCCGGCGCCAGCGCCAGCGCTTCAACTTCCCGCTCCGTCCGTTCTGGGCCGAGGCGGTGGTGGTCGGCGCCGGCGCGCTCGCGATCGTGGCGGCGACGGTGATCGTCAACAGCTACCTGCTGCCGCCCGCCCTCGCCAAGAAATACGCCGAGACCGCCGGCATCGCCCTGCCGGCCGACGGCTCGCCGCTGCAGGTGCCGTTCGGCTTCGCCGTGCCGGTGCTGATCGCGATCGGCGTCGGCGTGGTGATGACCTTCGTCACCCGTCGCACCAGCTTCGGCCGCTACGTCTTTGCCATCGGCGGCAATCCCGAAGCGGCCGAACTCGCCGGCATCAACACCAAGCTCGTCACCATGGCGATCTTCGCCCTCATGGGCGGCCTCGCCGCCCTCGGCGCGGCGATCACCACCGCCCGCCTGACCTCGGGCACCAACGCGGCCGGCACGCTCGACGAGCTCTACACCATCGCCGCGGCGGTGATCGGCGGCACCTCGCTCGCCGGCGGCTCCGGCACCATCGCCGGCGCCATGCTCGGCGCCCTGGTGATGCAGAGCCTGCAGTCGGGCATGGTGCTACTCGGCCTCGACACGCCGCTGCAGAACATCGTGGTCGGCTTCGTCCTCGTCGTCGCCGTCTGGGTCGACGGCGTCTACCGCTCCAGGATCAAGTGA
- the xylF gene encoding D-xylose ABC transporter substrate-binding protein, which yields MVRIRSVVAAALLSAASLVTVAQAEGLKVGVSWSNFQEERWKTDEAAIKAALEAAGAEYISADAQSSPAKQLTDVESLISQGANALIILAQDTDAITPAVEKAVAEGIPVVGYDRLIENPAAYYITFDNKEVGRIQAREVFKVKPEGNYAFIKGASTDPNADFLFSGQMEVLKEAMDAGKIKNVGEAYTDQWLPANAQKNMEQILTANDNKVDAVVASNDGTAGGVVAALAAQGLAGSVPVSGQDGDQAALNRVALGTQTVSVWKDARELGKKAGEIAVALAGGTAMDKVDGTVKFSGGPKGAEMNATFLTPVAITKDNLNVVIDAGWVSKDVVCQGVAAGSVAACN from the coding sequence ATGGTGCGGATTCGTTCCGTCGTCGCCGCCGCGCTGCTGTCGGCGGCTTCGCTGGTCACCGTCGCGCAGGCCGAGGGCCTCAAGGTCGGCGTCAGCTGGTCGAACTTCCAGGAAGAGCGCTGGAAGACCGACGAGGCCGCGATCAAGGCCGCGCTCGAGGCCGCCGGCGCCGAGTACATCTCCGCCGACGCCCAGTCGTCGCCGGCCAAGCAGCTGACCGACGTCGAGAGCCTGATCTCGCAGGGTGCCAACGCCCTGATCATCCTGGCCCAGGACACCGACGCCATCACCCCGGCGGTCGAGAAGGCCGTGGCCGAGGGCATCCCGGTGGTCGGCTACGACCGCCTGATCGAGAACCCGGCCGCCTACTACATCACCTTCGACAACAAGGAAGTGGGCCGCATCCAGGCTCGCGAGGTGTTCAAGGTCAAGCCCGAGGGCAACTACGCCTTCATCAAGGGCGCTTCCACCGACCCGAACGCCGACTTCCTGTTCTCGGGCCAGATGGAGGTCCTGAAGGAGGCGATGGACGCCGGCAAGATCAAGAACGTCGGCGAGGCCTACACCGACCAGTGGCTGCCGGCCAACGCCCAGAAGAACATGGAGCAGATCCTCACCGCCAACGACAACAAGGTCGACGCGGTGGTGGCCTCCAACGACGGCACGGCCGGCGGCGTCGTCGCCGCGCTCGCGGCCCAGGGTCTCGCCGGTTCCGTGCCGGTCTCCGGCCAGGACGGCGACCAGGCGGCGCTGAACCGCGTCGCGCTCGGCACCCAGACCGTGTCGGTCTGGAAGGACGCCCGCGAACTCGGCAAGAAGGCGGGCGAGATCGCCGTCGCCCTCGCCGGCGGCACCGCGATGGACAAGGTCGACGGTACGGTGAAGTTCTCGGGCGGCCCGAAGGGCGCCGAGATGAACGCCACCTTCCTGACCCCGGTCGCCATCACCAAGGACAACCTCAACGTCGTCATCGACGCCGGCTGGGTGTCCAAGGACGTGGTCTGCCAGGGCGTCGCGGCCGGTTCGGTCGCCGCCTGCAACTGA
- a CDS encoding ROK family transcriptional regulator has translation MTGGRHLRTAAYGKADSDHVRRQNRSLVLSTLRRLAPIARVDLGVATGLSPATITAITADLIAEGLVETVPDETADLDDAPARRGRPRVMLRLDPRAALVLGVKLSTNHVTLLLADFGGTLRARRDLSPRTIDRDRDGFGAMLVELVGGFLAEEGVPVEHLAEITVAAQGFVDTRSGTLMWSPAARERNIPIVAPLEAAFGRSCTISNDANMIAQALHTVDPATYDGTFAVVFVDYGVGMGLFVAGRLHHGADGSAAEFGHMNHMPGGPLCRCGRRGCLEAFTADYAIAREARGLPPDTDPLVASPSAGELAALEAAAHGGDARLAAVYDGVGTALGYGLARLMALVNPSRIVLTGASTRAYPLFRPAMEAAIDAALVEDLRRFTVVEALPWDRDMIATGLISDALRRLDHDVFSQAVNARRFRA, from the coding sequence ATGACCGGCGGGCGACACTTGCGGACCGCCGCCTACGGCAAGGCGGACAGCGACCACGTCCGCCGTCAGAACCGTTCGCTGGTGCTGTCGACGCTCCGGCGCCTCGCGCCGATCGCCCGCGTCGACCTCGGCGTCGCCACCGGCCTGTCGCCTGCCACCATCACCGCCATCACCGCCGACCTGATCGCCGAGGGTCTCGTCGAGACCGTGCCGGACGAGACCGCCGACCTCGACGACGCCCCCGCCCGCCGCGGTCGGCCGCGGGTGATGTTGCGGCTCGATCCGCGCGCCGCGCTGGTGCTCGGCGTCAAGCTCTCGACCAACCACGTCACGCTGCTGCTCGCCGATTTCGGCGGCACGCTCCGGGCCCGGCGCGACCTCTCGCCCCGCACGATCGACCGCGACCGCGACGGCTTCGGCGCCATGCTGGTCGAGCTCGTCGGCGGCTTCCTCGCCGAGGAGGGCGTGCCGGTCGAGCACCTCGCCGAGATCACCGTCGCCGCCCAGGGCTTCGTCGACACCCGCTCGGGCACGCTGATGTGGTCGCCGGCGGCACGGGAGCGCAACATCCCGATCGTCGCCCCGCTCGAGGCCGCGTTCGGGCGCAGCTGCACCATCTCCAACGACGCCAACATGATCGCGCAGGCGCTCCACACCGTGGACCCCGCCACCTACGACGGCACCTTCGCGGTCGTGTTCGTCGACTACGGCGTCGGCATGGGCCTGTTCGTGGCCGGCCGCCTGCACCACGGTGCCGACGGTTCCGCCGCCGAGTTCGGCCACATGAACCACATGCCCGGTGGGCCGCTGTGCCGTTGCGGCCGGCGCGGCTGCCTCGAGGCCTTCACCGCCGACTACGCCATCGCCCGCGAGGCGCGCGGCCTGCCGCCCGACACCGACCCGCTGGTCGCCAGCCCGAGCGCCGGCGAACTCGCCGCCCTCGAGGCGGCCGCCCACGGCGGCGACGCCCGCCTCGCCGCGGTCTACGACGGCGTCGGCACCGCGCTCGGCTACGGCCTCGCCCGGCTGATGGCGCTGGTCAACCCGAGCCGGATCGTGCTGACCGGTGCCTCGACCCGCGCCTATCCGCTGTTCCGGCCGGCGATGGAGGCGGCGATCGACGCCGCGCTGGTCGAGGACCTGCGCCGCTTCACCGTCGTCGAGGCGCTGCCCTGGGACCGCGACATGATCGCGACCGGGCTGATCTCCGACGCGCTGCGCCGGCTCGACCACGACGTCTTTTCGCAGGCCGTCAACGCCCGCCGCTTCCGCGCCTGA
- a CDS encoding VOC family protein: protein MSKISPCLWFARDAETAAAFYVSLLPDSRIDHVRRSPVDTPSGPAGDVLLVEFTLAGQPYLALNGGQPAEPSMSVSLLVRCDDQAEVDRLWAALVEGGRPLQCGWLVDRWGIHWQIVPRRMLELLADPVRAPRAMAAMMEMVKLDIATIEAA from the coding sequence ATGTCGAAGATCTCGCCCTGCCTGTGGTTCGCCCGCGACGCCGAGACGGCCGCCGCCTTCTACGTCTCGCTGCTGCCGGACAGCCGGATCGACCATGTCCGCCGCAGCCCGGTCGACACGCCGTCCGGCCCGGCCGGCGACGTGCTGCTGGTCGAGTTCACCCTCGCCGGCCAGCCCTATCTCGCCCTCAACGGCGGCCAGCCGGCCGAGCCGTCGATGTCGGTGTCGCTCCTGGTGCGCTGCGACGACCAGGCCGAGGTCGACCGGCTGTGGGCCGCGCTGGTCGAGGGCGGCAGGCCGCTGCAATGCGGCTGGCTGGTCGACCGCTGGGGGATCCACTGGCAGATCGTGCCGCGCCGCATGCTGGAGCTGCTCGCCGATCCGGTCCGCGCGCCGCGGGCGATGGCGGCGATGATGGAGATGGTCAAGCTCGACATCGCCACGATCGAGGCGGCCTGA
- a CDS encoding Na/Pi cotransporter family protein — MADHQFLLDLLGGIALLVFATRMVKTGILRAYENALRTLLRRATATRIGALAAGVAAAAALQSSTAAGLLTASFAERGLVTLSAGLAVMLGADVGSTLVVQVMSVNLAALAPVLLVVGVLAFLDGRRPRVRQIGRVIVGLALMILSLKMIVAASGPARGSAAFDAVIAGVGGDVLLTVVFAAAATWMVHSSVAMVLLFMSLAASGAVPVPVALALTLGANVGSGMIPLGLTAGSGPSVRRILWGNFGFRVAGAAAAAALLPWIGPVLGSTGLSPAAQVALAHTGFNLLLAAVFLPVTGPVADLLVRLVPEPVVAPSPSRPLHLDDDLLDRPGLALGAATRELMRLADMVEAMLREAIVAFEPDGAVSRASIASQDTAIDELQEEIKLYLTRLTRGPLGEAEARRAFDLVVFTTNLEHVGDVIDKSLLPLAEKMRRRHVAFSDSGWREIREMHRTVLEQMRLALTVFVTQDTAMARDLIARKDEIRSREREAIALHLERLRAGTPASIETSAVHLDVIRDLKRIAAHVAVVAHPILEQAGLIGGSRLKSA; from the coding sequence ATGGCGGACCACCAGTTCCTGCTCGATCTCCTCGGCGGCATCGCCCTGCTCGTCTTCGCCACGCGCATGGTGAAGACCGGCATCCTGCGCGCCTACGAGAACGCCCTGCGCACGCTCTTGCGGCGTGCGACCGCGACGCGGATCGGGGCGCTCGCCGCCGGTGTCGCCGCGGCCGCGGCGCTGCAGAGCTCCACCGCCGCCGGCCTGTTGACCGCATCCTTTGCCGAGCGCGGTCTCGTCACCCTCTCGGCCGGGCTCGCCGTGATGCTCGGCGCCGACGTCGGCTCGACGCTGGTGGTGCAGGTGATGTCGGTGAACCTCGCCGCGCTGGCGCCCGTGCTGCTGGTCGTCGGCGTGCTCGCGTTCCTCGACGGGCGGCGGCCCCGCGTCCGCCAGATCGGCCGCGTGATCGTCGGGCTCGCCCTGATGATCCTGTCGCTGAAGATGATCGTCGCGGCCTCCGGCCCCGCCCGCGGCAGCGCGGCCTTCGACGCGGTGATCGCCGGCGTCGGCGGCGACGTGCTCCTGACCGTGGTGTTCGCCGCCGCGGCGACCTGGATGGTGCACTCCTCGGTGGCGATGGTGCTGCTGTTCATGTCGCTGGCCGCGTCGGGCGCCGTACCGGTGCCGGTGGCGCTCGCCCTCACCCTCGGCGCCAACGTCGGCTCGGGCATGATCCCGCTCGGGCTCACGGCCGGTTCGGGGCCGTCGGTGCGGCGCATACTCTGGGGCAACTTCGGCTTCCGCGTCGCCGGCGCCGCCGCCGCGGCCGCGCTGCTGCCGTGGATCGGGCCGGTGCTGGGCTCGACCGGCCTTTCGCCGGCCGCGCAGGTGGCGCTCGCGCACACCGGCTTCAACCTCCTGCTCGCCGCCGTCTTCCTGCCGGTGACCGGTCCGGTGGCTGACCTCCTGGTCCGGCTGGTGCCGGAGCCCGTGGTGGCACCCTCGCCGTCGCGGCCGCTGCACCTCGACGACGACCTGCTCGACCGGCCGGGCCTCGCGCTCGGGGCGGCGACGCGCGAACTGATGCGGCTCGCCGACATGGTGGAGGCGATGCTGCGCGAGGCGATCGTCGCCTTCGAGCCGGACGGCGCGGTGTCGCGCGCCTCGATCGCCTCGCAGGACACCGCGATCGACGAACTCCAGGAGGAGATCAAGCTCTACCTGACCCGCCTCACCCGCGGTCCGCTCGGCGAGGCCGAGGCGCGGCGCGCCTTCGACCTCGTCGTCTTCACCACCAACCTCGAGCACGTCGGCGACGTCATCGACAAGAGCCTGCTGCCGCTGGCCGAGAAGATGCGTCGCCGGCACGTCGCCTTCTCCGACAGCGGCTGGCGGGAGATCCGGGAGATGCACCGCACCGTCCTCGAGCAGATGCGGCTCGCCCTCACGGTCTTCGTCACCCAGGACACCGCGATGGCGCGCGACCTGATCGCGCGCAAGGACGAGATCCGCAGCCGCGAGCGCGAGGCGATCGCGCTCCATCTCGAACGGCTGCGCGCCGGCACGCCGGCCTCGATCGAGACCAGCGCGGTCCACCTCGACGTGATCCGCGACCTGAAGCGCATCGCCGCCCACGTCGCGGTGGTCGCGCACCCGATCCTCGAACAGGCCGGCCTGATCGGCGGGTCGCGCCTGAAGAGCGCGTGA
- a CDS encoding substrate-binding periplasmic protein: MFDLVRTAAAAVLAAVVSVGAAVAAELPDLKGRTIAFATAGDYTPYSYIDTATGKPIGWDVDFVEAAAAKLNAKVEWKVVSWDIMLQAIRDGQFDAGTDGITITDERREVVDFSAPYFTAATRMLVRADETRFSDAKGFAADENLTVVALPGTSQYYVAVGTFFGGTEGNPRLKQFDTFENSLLALNAGDVDLLLTDSFSADKFVANSGGKLKALPEVLGSEDFGLVFPKGSDLVAPFDAAIAALKADGTTAKLDEKWLSHK, from the coding sequence ATGTTCGATCTCGTCCGGACGGCGGCCGCCGCCGTCCTCGCCGCCGTCGTGTCGGTCGGCGCCGCCGTCGCCGCCGAATTGCCGGATCTGAAGGGCCGCACCATCGCCTTCGCGACCGCGGGCGACTACACGCCCTATTCCTACATCGACACCGCCACCGGAAAGCCGATCGGCTGGGACGTCGACTTCGTGGAGGCGGCCGCGGCCAAGCTCAACGCCAAGGTCGAGTGGAAGGTGGTGTCCTGGGACATCATGCTCCAGGCGATCCGCGACGGTCAGTTCGACGCCGGCACCGACGGCATCACCATCACCGACGAGCGCCGCGAGGTGGTCGACTTCTCCGCGCCCTACTTCACCGCCGCCACCCGCATGCTGGTGCGCGCGGACGAGACCCGCTTCTCCGACGCCAAGGGCTTCGCCGCCGACGAGAATCTCACCGTGGTCGCCCTGCCGGGCACGTCGCAATATTACGTCGCGGTCGGCACCTTCTTCGGCGGCACCGAAGGCAATCCGCGCCTGAAGCAGTTCGACACCTTCGAGAACAGCCTGCTCGCCCTGAACGCCGGCGACGTCGACCTCCTGCTCACCGACAGCTTCAGTGCCGACAAGTTCGTCGCCAACTCCGGCGGCAAGCTGAAGGCGCTGCCGGAGGTGCTCGGCTCGGAGGACTTCGGCCTCGTCTTCCCCAAGGGCTCCGACCTCGTCGCGCCGTTCGACGCCGCCATCGCGGCGCTGAAAGCCGACGGCACCACCGCCAAGCTCGACGAGAAGTGGCTCTCGCACAAGTGA
- a CDS encoding amino acid ABC transporter permease yields MVVLLGGLAVMIWRDPVYAGLFAVVSRGVLTTIWVTLASFVAASVLGLAIAAAGLSRFRPLRQAAIFYVQLVRGIPIIVILSYTAFVGVPLLVAAYGTVFAPAIEAGLMPAVLTRDVDLVWRAVFALTIGYAAFLAEIFRAGILSVSKGQVEAATALGLGRFQVFRLIVLPQAVPVVLPPLGNDFISMVKDSALVSAIGVADIAYMGKTASSTNFRYFETYNIVAFLYLVMTLGLSLGLGWVERRLRRRYER; encoded by the coding sequence ATGGTCGTCCTGCTCGGCGGCCTCGCCGTGATGATCTGGCGCGACCCGGTCTACGCCGGGTTGTTCGCCGTGGTCTCCCGGGGCGTCCTGACCACGATCTGGGTGACGCTGGCGAGCTTCGTCGCCGCGTCCGTGCTCGGGCTGGCGATCGCCGCCGCCGGCCTGTCGCGCTTTCGCCCGCTGCGGCAGGCCGCGATCTTCTACGTCCAGCTGGTCCGCGGCATCCCGATCATCGTGATCCTGTCCTACACCGCCTTCGTCGGCGTGCCGTTGCTGGTGGCCGCCTACGGCACGGTGTTCGCGCCGGCGATCGAGGCGGGGCTGATGCCGGCGGTGCTGACGCGCGACGTCGACCTCGTCTGGAGGGCCGTCTTCGCGCTGACGATCGGCTACGCCGCCTTCCTCGCCGAGATCTTTCGGGCCGGCATCCTGTCGGTGTCGAAGGGGCAGGTCGAGGCGGCGACCGCGCTGGGGCTCGGGCGGTTCCAGGTGTTCCGCCTGATCGTGCTGCCGCAGGCGGTGCCGGTCGTGCTGCCGCCGCTCGGCAACGACTTCATTTCGATGGTCAAGGACAGCGCGCTGGTCTCGGCGATCGGCGTCGCCGACATCGCCTACATGGGCAAGACCGCCTCCAGCACCAACTTCCGCTATTTCGAGACCTACAACATCGTCGCCTTCCTCTACCTCGTCATGACCCTCGGCCTCTCGCTCGGCCTCGGCTGGGTCGAACGGCGGCTGCGCCGCCGCTACGAACGCTGA
- a CDS encoding efflux RND transporter permease subunit, translated as MVSGAAAFTALFVRRPVLALVVNALVVVAGLAAFRGIEIRELPDIDRPVVTVTVTYTGASPETVDAEITSTVEGAASRVAGVENISGQSQFGRSRVTVEFSDDVDLNVAANDLRDAVSRVRNTLPDDADEPQIVKADADSDPIMRVAVTSDTLSIEALTTLVEERVLDRLAAVDGVADVQEFGDQEAVFRVDINQAALAARGLTVADLSAALDSVDFDAPAGSLQNADQSLVVRADARLVDAAAIGNLLIDPNTRLADVAAVTLGPDLETSQLRVNGHTGIGLGIVRAAKSNTIEISAGVRKAVAELAATMPPGVELFVTSDDAQFIRGALHEVEIALGLGVVIVVAVIFLFLGDLKATLIPAVTIPVSLIGTLAAMWLVGFSVNILTLLALVLATGLVVDDAIVVLENIVRRRAMGARARAAAVVGTREVFFAVLATTATLAAVFVPISFLPGVAGGLFREFGFVLAISVLISSVTALTFAPMLAATILGDAGRARRRSILGRIVGGAGNLLAALYARLLRAALAAPLVVIVASSAFAFAAWIAFLQLPQELTPKEDRGSVALSVTAPQGVSIDYMGRQMDRINAVLKPYLDSGEGAAVFTIAGRNGANSGFAILTLAPWEERARSQTDIAAEIGRKVAGVPGVRAFTLSSNSLGIRGGGQGLRIALLGPDYASLATEGDKLVAALEATPELANVRLDFQATQPQLSVVIDRDRAQDLGVSITGLGEALQAVLDGREVATVNVADQSIPVKLVSTGNPIDDPGDLAGVFVRTRDGRMVPMSSIATIREEATAPSLSRESQQRAVPITADLDNSTALRAGLDAARTVAAATLPPGFRIVPLGEAATLEETSGGFATTFGFALVVILLVLAAQFESFVAALIIIATVPFGLAAAVFAIALTGGTLNLYSQIGLVMLVGIMAKNGILIVEFANHLRDEGRGVRAAILEASLTRLRPVSMTMIATVVGAVPLVLAFGAGAEARVALGWVLVGGLGFATVFTLFLTPVAYLLLAGFSKPRAEGEARLARELEEAEEARLAGDDEPTAPTEPIPEPSSVAPAPPAPSPAE; from the coding sequence ATGGTCTCCGGCGCCGCCGCCTTCACGGCCCTGTTCGTCCGCCGCCCGGTGCTGGCGCTCGTCGTCAACGCGCTGGTGGTGGTCGCCGGCCTCGCCGCCTTCCGCGGCATCGAGATCCGCGAGTTGCCCGACATCGACCGCCCGGTCGTGACCGTGACGGTGACCTACACCGGCGCTTCGCCGGAAACCGTCGACGCCGAGATCACCTCCACGGTCGAGGGCGCGGCGTCCAGGGTCGCGGGCGTCGAGAACATCTCGGGCCAGTCGCAATTCGGCCGCTCGCGCGTCACCGTGGAGTTCTCCGACGACGTCGACCTCAACGTCGCCGCCAACGATCTCCGCGACGCCGTCTCCCGCGTCCGCAACACCCTGCCGGACGACGCCGACGAGCCGCAGATCGTCAAGGCCGACGCCGATTCGGACCCGATCATGCGGGTCGCGGTGACGTCCGACACCCTCTCGATCGAGGCGCTGACCACGCTGGTGGAGGAGCGCGTCCTCGACCGGCTCGCCGCCGTCGACGGCGTCGCCGACGTCCAGGAGTTCGGCGACCAGGAGGCGGTGTTCCGGGTCGACATCAACCAGGCCGCCCTCGCCGCCCGCGGCCTCACCGTCGCCGACCTGTCGGCTGCGCTCGACAGCGTCGACTTCGACGCCCCGGCGGGATCGCTGCAGAACGCCGACCAGAGCCTCGTCGTGCGCGCCGACGCTCGCCTCGTCGACGCCGCCGCGATCGGCAACCTGCTGATCGACCCGAACACCCGGCTCGCCGACGTCGCCGCGGTGACGCTCGGACCGGACCTCGAGACCTCGCAGTTGCGCGTCAACGGCCATACCGGCATCGGCCTCGGCATCGTGCGGGCCGCCAAGTCGAACACGATCGAGATCTCCGCCGGCGTGCGCAAGGCGGTCGCCGAACTCGCCGCGACGATGCCGCCGGGCGTCGAACTCTTCGTCACCTCCGACGACGCCCAGTTCATCCGCGGCGCGCTGCACGAGGTCGAGATCGCGCTCGGCCTCGGCGTCGTCATCGTCGTCGCGGTGATCTTCCTGTTCCTCGGCGACCTCAAGGCGACGCTGATCCCGGCCGTGACCATCCCGGTCTCGCTGATCGGCACGCTGGCGGCGATGTGGCTGGTCGGCTTCTCGGTCAACATCCTGACCCTGCTCGCCCTGGTGCTCGCCACCGGCCTCGTGGTCGACGACGCCATCGTGGTGCTCGAGAACATCGTCCGCCGCCGCGCCATGGGCGCCCGAGCGCGGGCGGCGGCCGTGGTCGGCACCCGCGAGGTGTTCTTCGCGGTGCTGGCGACCACCGCGACGCTCGCCGCCGTCTTCGTGCCGATCTCGTTCCTGCCCGGCGTCGCCGGCGGCCTGTTCCGCGAATTCGGATTCGTGCTGGCGATCTCGGTGCTGATCTCGTCGGTGACCGCGCTCACCTTCGCGCCGATGCTGGCGGCGACCATCCTCGGCGACGCCGGCCGGGCCCGGCGCCGCTCGATCCTCGGCCGGATCGTCGGCGGCGCGGGCAACCTGCTCGCGGCGCTCTACGCGAGGCTGCTGAGGGCCGCACTCGCCGCGCCGCTGGTGGTGATCGTGGCCTCGTCGGCCTTCGCCTTCGCCGCCTGGATCGCCTTCCTCCAGCTGCCGCAGGAACTGACGCCCAAGGAGGACCGCGGCAGCGTGGCGCTGTCGGTGACGGCGCCGCAGGGCGTGTCGATCGACTACATGGGCCGGCAGATGGACCGCATCAACGCGGTGCTGAAGCCCTATCTCGACAGCGGCGAGGGCGCGGCGGTGTTCACCATCGCCGGCCGCAACGGCGCCAACAGCGGCTTCGCCATCCTGACGCTGGCACCGTGGGAGGAGCGCGCCCGCAGCCAGACCGACATCGCCGCCGAGATCGGCCGCAAGGTCGCCGGCGTCCCGGGCGTGCGCGCGTTCACCCTGTCGTCGAACTCGCTCGGCATCCGCGGCGGCGGCCAGGGGCTCCGGATCGCGCTGCTCGGGCCGGATTACGCCAGCCTCGCCACCGAGGGCGACAAGCTGGTCGCCGCGCTGGAGGCGACGCCGGAACTCGCCAATGTCCGCCTGGACTTCCAGGCGACCCAGCCGCAGCTTTCCGTCGTGATCGACCGCGACCGGGCGCAGGACCTCGGCGTCTCGATCACCGGTCTCGGCGAGGCGCTGCAGGCGGTGCTCGACGGTCGCGAGGTCGCCACCGTCAACGTCGCCGACCAGTCGATCCCGGTGAAGCTGGTCTCGACCGGCAACCCGATCGACGATCCAGGCGACCTCGCCGGCGTGTTCGTGCGCACCCGCGACGGCCGGATGGTGCCGATGTCGTCGATCGCGACCATCCGCGAGGAGGCGACGGCACCGTCGCTGTCGCGCGAATCGCAACAACGCGCCGTGCCGATCACCGCCGACCTCGACAACAGCACCGCGCTCCGCGCCGGTCTCGACGCCGCCCGCACGGTGGCCGCGGCGACGCTGCCGCCGGGCTTCCGGATCGTGCCGCTCGGCGAGGCGGCGACGCTGGAGGAGACCTCCGGCGGTTTCGCCACCACCTTCGGCTTCGCCTTGGTGGTGATCCTCCTGGTGCTGGCGGCGCAGTTCGAGAGCTTCGTCGCGGCGCTGATCATCATCGCCACCGTGCCCTTCGGCCTCGCCGCCGCGGTGTTCGCGATCGCGCTCACCGGCGGCACGCTGAACCTCTACAGCCAGATCGGCCTCGTGATGCTGGTCGGCATCATGGCCAAGAACGGCATCCTGATCGTCGAGTTCGCCAATCACCTGCGCGACGAGGGCCGCGGCGTCCGAGCCGCCATCCTGGAGGCCAGCCTGACGCGGCTGCGCCCGGTGTCGATGACGATGATCGCGACCGTGGTCGGCGCGGTGCCGCTGGTGCTCGCCTTCGGCGCCGGCGCCGAGGCGCGGGTGGCGCTCGGCTGGGTGCTGGTCGGCGGCCTCGGCTTCGCGACGGTCTTCACGCTGTTCCTGACACCGGTCGCCTATCTCCTGCTCGCCGGCTTCTCCAAGCCCCGCGCCGAGGGCGAGGCCCGGCTCGCCCGCGAACTCGAGGAGGCCGAGGAGGCTCGCCTCGCCGGCGACGACGAACCCACAGCGCCGACGGAGCCCATCCCGGAGCCGTCGTCCGTCGCCCCCGCACCTCCGGCCCCCTCGCCCGCCGAGTGA